TTGTAGCCAGTGGACAACCAGAGTCCTGGGTCATCTTGGCCAAGGTTTGCTGGGCACTTCGAAAATTATCCCGGTCATCTTGGATCAGCATGCTAGGGACATTGACCTTACGCCAAGCGGCCCCAACTGCTGGAATGGCCACGGCGACAGCGCCCTTGATCTTGTCACCCCGAATACTCGTCAGATAGTTGGCGAACGTACCACCGTTACTCACCCCGATCGTATAGACTTTACGTAGATCGACACAGAAGTCCTGGATCGCTTGCTGGTACAACTGGTCAAAGAACTGCACGTCGCGGCCGTTGTCCCGACGCTCCCAGGTCAAATTCGTGCCTTGAATATGCCTTGGATGGATCCAAACGGCATCGTTAGCGGTTAACGCCTCGAGATTTGGCGCATGATTAAAGTCAGGTGTGGCACGCGTCTTCTCTACCGACGAAGCGGCTCCGTACCACCAGAATACCAACGCCAGCGGTTTACCCGGGGTAACTTGAGCCGGGGCTACCCGAAGATAGGCACGCGCCTGGGTGGCTACGGTTAACTTGAGGTCTTCCACGCCGCGCCCTACCGTCGGTTTACCACACCCTGGGGATTTTACGGCATCTGGATAAGTGGGGGGTGGTGGTACAGAAGTAACCGGTTTTTGTTTAGGTCGGTCCTTAGCGTCGAGCTCACTTGTCGTTACCCTTGGAGGCTCGGGGTTACCCTCCTTATCGGTCGAGCGGCAACTCGCAGCCGCGTACGTCAACAGTGTAAAGAGCATGATCGCCGCAGTCCTAAACTGAGTCATGGTGCCACCCTGTAGAAGTTTGACCGGGCTACCCTAGGTCTTGGAAATATCTGTAATGATAGCAGACTTCATAGCAGCCTAAAATCTCTGCCACGACCTTGCGACCATCTACTACCGGGTATAGTATGAGCGGCATAACCATTCTCGAGGCAACTCTATGACCATATGTTTAGCAACAACGGTAACGGCAAGAAGGGCCTACGACCTAGTGAATGAGTTGCAGGCATACTTTGTATCTAAACTTGATGCCCTACCCGAGCCGGTACAGGGGTCACGTTTTAATCCGGCTAGCTGGCTGAGAGCCGGTGGCAAATTTGGTGGGGGCACGCGATTCATCGCTACCGATGAACAGCTATTTAATCGCGCCTCGGTCAACGTGTCGCAGATTCAATACGAAAACGATGCTACAAAAAAAATGGCTTCGGCAACGGCGCTATCGACTATCGTCCACCCACGTCGCCCAGATATGCCATCGATGCACATGCATATAAGCTGGACCGAGATGAAGGATGGTAGTGGCTACTGGCGCGTGATGGGGGATCTAAATCCAGCCTTACCAGATGCTGATGATAAATCCCTATTTGAACAGGCATTCGTTGATGCAGTCGGACGTGAGCTCTGCACTTACGGAATGGCGCAGGGAGCGGAATACTTTTATATCCCGGCACTTAAGCGCCATCGCGGTGTTGCGCACTTTTATCTGGAGGCCCACACGAGCGGCGTCTTCGATGCTGATCTAACCATGGCCGGGCGCTTTGGCCGCACCGTCATCGAAACTTATCACAAGATCAGTCTCAGTCACTTGGGGTCACCGAGCACTCTCACCCCGAGTGACTGGGCTGCTCAGTTGGCTTACCATAGTATTTATTTTCTCCAAGTGTTGACACTGGACCGTGGGACGACATCGGGACTGCTTGTACATGCAGAAAATGACGTCGGCATTTTGGGTTCGCTTCCCTCGCATGTAGACAAGGCGCTACTCCGCTCGTGCGTACCCCAGTTGCCAAAGCTCCAGCAGACACTGCTCTCAAACTTACTTGATGTCCTGCCTGACGCTCCCAAAAGCCTTGTCGACGATGCGGTCAAGGCTAAACTAGCAACCGTTGTGCGCCAGTTTTATCAGGAACATCCGGAGGCTCAAGAATTGATGGCTAGGGCCGACAGACTTGCCCCTACGCAGCAGAATCATCGCGGAGCAGAGTAGTTAATCGCGGTAACCACTCTGGCTGTGGTGCCGCAACATCTCGCTCGTGAAAAAATACGGCAGGCTTGCCAATCGGAGCTTGAACGCGGTGCCACCCCTGGCGGAAGAGCTGCCCGGAAACGATATGACGCCAGTGTCCTGGTGGCAGGTAGCAACTCACCGTATCACGACGCGGCCGCACAACTGGACACACCAAGAGATCGGAGCCCAGCATGAATTCCCGATCGAGCGTGCGTGCCCCCGCATCATCGGGATACATCA
The Deltaproteobacteria bacterium DNA segment above includes these coding regions:
- a CDS encoding coproporphyrinogen III oxidase, producing MTICLATTVTARRAYDLVNELQAYFVSKLDALPEPVQGSRFNPASWLRAGGKFGGGTRFIATDEQLFNRASVNVSQIQYENDATKKMASATALSTIVHPRRPDMPSMHMHISWTEMKDGSGYWRVMGDLNPALPDADDKSLFEQAFVDAVGRELCTYGMAQGAEYFYIPALKRHRGVAHFYLEAHTSGVFDADLTMAGRFGRTVIETYHKISLSHLGSPSTLTPSDWAAQLAYHSIYFLQVLTLDRGTTSGLLVHAENDVGILGSLPSHVDKALLRSCVPQLPKLQQTLLSNLLDVLPDAPKSLVDDAVKAKLATVVRQFYQEHPEAQELMARADRLAPTQQNHRGAE